The DNA region TTCACGCTCAAAAGCAGACCGATTACGGTCAGGAAAATTAGTTTTTTCATGGTGTCAAAGTTTTTTTTGGTGTTATTTCATTGAGTTCAGTTTTTCTTCCAGCATTTCCTTGCTCATCATTCCCACGGTTTCATCGGTTTTGTCACCTTTTCTCATAAAAGTGAAAGGGATCGATCCACCGTCCCACTGTTTGAAATTGGCGTGGAAGAATTCTGGAGTGACCTTCATTCCGTCCAAAAGGATGATGTTGTTGGAAAGTCCCTGTTCTTCGCCAAAATTCTTCACCTTCGTGTTCCAGTCGTTTTTGTCGTCCAAACTGATGAAGGTAAATTTCACCGGCTGCGATTTCAGTTCCTGCATTTTTTCTTTGAAGTGGGGGATTTCGCGCATACACGGACCGCACCACGTCGCGAAGAAGTTGGTCACATAAAGCGTGTCGTTGTTTTGTTTAGCCAGGATTTTGGAGGTTTCTTCGGGAGAAACTTCTACGGCTTTAAAGGGAATTATTGCTTCAGAGGTTTCATTCGATTCTGAAACAGTTACGGAATCTTCAGTTTGTGCTTCGGTATTTTCTTCAATTTTCGATTCTTTTTTACAAGCCGAAAACATCGCCAAAACCATTGCTCCCAAAATTACTTTTTTCATTTATTTTTTATTATTTTTGAATGTTAAATCTTATGGAAAAACTTCTGCCGAAAGCAAAACAGCAAAAATTTCATCTGCTAAAATTAACCAAAAAGCAGCAACTGACCAAAAACACTTTTTCACTGGAATTCGAAATTCCAGAAAACCTGAAGCAGGAATTTCGTTTTGATGCGGGTCAATATGTCACTTTGAAATATCCGTCGAAAGGCGAGGTTTATCAGAATGATTTTTCGATGACTTCTGCGCCGTATGAAGAAAAGCTGACTTTAGGAATCAAAATCAATAGTGAAGAGAGCTCTACCAACGATTTGTTCCACGGTTTCGAACCTGGTCATCTGGTGGAAGTTTCGGAACCGAAAGGAAGATTTACTTTGACATCGAAACCCCACGAATTCCGCACCATCATTGGTTTTGCGGGTGGAATCGGGATCACTCCGCTGCTCAGTCATTTTAAGAATATCCTGCACAACGAACCGAGAACACGGCTCTACCTGTTCTACGGAAATACGACCAAGGATAATGTTCCCTTTAAGAAAGAGATTGATGAATTGGTTGAAAAAAACAAGTCGCGTTTTGAAGTTCATTATTTTTATTCAAGAGAAAAAGTTGGGAATGCCTTTTTGGAAGGACGGCTGGACGAAAAAAAACTGCACCTCATTATCAATCAGCTGATGATGATCGACGATACTGATGAAGAGGTCACTTTGTGGGATTCTGTGGACGAGGTGCTGATTTGCGGAAAAGGGGAGATGATTAAATCTCTCGCAAACGCTTGCTACAACAACGGAATTCCGAAAAAGAACATCCACTTTGAACTGTTCGAGGAGTATAATGAAGACATTTATTCGCAGGAAAAAGAATTCCCTTTAGTTGAAGACATTGCGGTTGATTTTAAGATATTCAACAACCGTTATCAAACCTCGTTGAAGGATAATAAAATGAGGTTGCTTCAGCAATTATTGATACAGAAATTTCCTGTTCCGTATTCCTGCAAATCGGGAATTTGCGGCAGCTGCGAATGTGTTCTGGAAGAAGGGGAGGTAGAACTTTTAGAAAACGAATACCTCACCGAAAAAGAGGAAAAATCAGGAAAGATTTTGGCGTGCATGTCGGTAGTTTTGAGCAAAAAAATAAAGGTAAATTTTGATCTGGATTCTTGAAGAAAATTTTAGACATATTAAAATCATTTTTCAATTTGGTTGAAATCGGGATTTTGCTGATGATCTTGGCAAATATCTGGGTTTTCGCGTTGACCAACGGTAGAACCTACACCAAAATTTCTAAGATTCCGCCGAGAGAAACTGCACTGGTTTTGGGAACTTCGCCGAAAATGAAATCGGGGCTTTCCAATCCTTACTTTACGTCGAGGATGAATGCCACCGCATTGCTTTACCACCACGGTAAAATCAAGAAAATCATTGTGAGCGGTGAAAAAAGCGCTGGTTACGACGAACCTGCCGCGATGAA from Chryseobacterium suipulveris includes:
- a CDS encoding 2Fe-2S iron-sulfur cluster-binding protein, which encodes MEKLLPKAKQQKFHLLKLTKKQQLTKNTFSLEFEIPENLKQEFRFDAGQYVTLKYPSKGEVYQNDFSMTSAPYEEKLTLGIKINSEESSTNDLFHGFEPGHLVEVSEPKGRFTLTSKPHEFRTIIGFAGGIGITPLLSHFKNILHNEPRTRLYLFYGNTTKDNVPFKKEIDELVEKNKSRFEVHYFYSREKVGNAFLEGRLDEKKLHLIINQLMMIDDTDEEVTLWDSVDEVLICGKGEMIKSLANACYNNGIPKKNIHFELFEEYNEDIYSQEKEFPLVEDIAVDFKIFNNRYQTSLKDNKMRLLQQLLIQKFPVPYSCKSGICGSCECVLEEGEVELLENEYLTEKEEKSGKILACMSVVLSKKIKVNFDLDS
- a CDS encoding TlpA family protein disulfide reductase — protein: MKKVILGAMVLAMFSACKKESKIEENTEAQTEDSVTVSESNETSEAIIPFKAVEVSPEETSKILAKQNNDTLYVTNFFATWCGPCMREIPHFKEKMQELKSQPVKFTFISLDDKNDWNTKVKNFGEEQGLSNNIILLDGMKVTPEFFHANFKQWDGGSIPFTFMRKGDKTDETVGMMSKEMLEEKLNSMK